One Solea senegalensis isolate Sse05_10M linkage group LG21, IFAPA_SoseM_1, whole genome shotgun sequence DNA segment encodes these proteins:
- the LOC122787033 gene encoding ubiquitin-conjugating enzyme E2 L3-like, with protein MSATNRLRKELAEIHKCGQKNFCNIQVDESNTLLWQALIVPDCHPYDKGAFKIEIIFPTEYPFKPPKITFKTKIYHPNIDDKGQVCLPIISADNWKPATKTSQVIQSLINLVNSPEPEHPLRADLAEEYTKDNAKFLKNAEDFTKRHSEKRPVD; from the exons ATGTCTGCGACTAACAGGCTGAGGaag gaACTTGCTGAGATCCATAAATGTGGGCAGAAGAATTTCTGCAACATTCAAGTAGATGAATCAAATACCCTTCTCTGGCAAGCGCTCATAGTTCCT GACTGTCATCCATATGACAAAGGAGCATTCAAGATTGAGATCATCTTCCCTACTGAATATCCCTTTAAGCCTCCCAAAATCACCTTCAAGACAAAAATCTACCATCCCAACATCGATGACAAAGGTCAGGTCTGCCTGCCCATCATCAGTGCGGATAACTGGAAGCCAGCCACAAAAACCTCACAGG TAATTCAGAGCCTCATCAACCTGGTGAATAGCCCTGAGCCCGAGCACCCATTGAGGGCAGACCTGGCAGAGGAATACACAAAAGATAACGCAAAATTCTTGAAGAATGCCGAAGATTTCACGAAGCGACACAGTGAAAAGCGACCAGTGGACTAA